A window of Hevea brasiliensis isolate MT/VB/25A 57/8 chromosome 14, ASM3005281v1, whole genome shotgun sequence contains these coding sequences:
- the LOC131173061 gene encoding LRR receptor-like serine/threonine-protein kinase EFR: MNLADNGLVAKIPAELGSLKKLVTLFLGPNNLTGKIPHSVGNLSSLQCFYVSYNHIEGNIPNELGQITSLTVLTMGPNNLVGSIPSNLYNMSSITVLSVSQNQLLGKLPANIGLTLPNLQIFGIGMNQFSGSIPLSMTNASHLEIVDISANSFAGQVPINLGDLKGLQRLNLELNFLGNNSSKDLAFITSLSNCSNLQALSLADNNFGDVLPSTIVNISTLGDLSLGRNQISGRIPADIGNLVNLHILGADANLFSGSIPISFGKLQKLQALYLHRNMLSGHIPQSLGPLPTEVGQLKNVGALDVSENKLSGEILWKIGQCLSLEILYIQGNFLQGPIPLSLASLRGIQYLDLS, encoded by the exons ATGAATTTGGCCGATAATGGCTTAGTGGCGAAAATTCCTGCCGAACTAGGCTCTTTAAAGAAGCTTGTGACACTTTTCCTTGGTCCTAACAACCTCACGGGAAAGATCCCACATTCTGTTGGAAACCTTTCGTCCCTCCAATGTTTCTATGTATCATATAATCATATTGAAGGAAATATTCCGAATGAATTGGGACAAATAACAAGCTTAACTGTGCTCACGATGGGACCTAATAATCTGGTTGGTTCAATTCCTTCTAACCTCTACAATATGTCATCCATCACTGTGCTATCTGTTTCACAGAATCAATTGCTTGGGAAGCTTCCAGCAAATATAGGACTCACTCTTCCTAACCTGCAAATTTTTGGAATCGGCATGAACCAATTCAGTGGAAGTATTCCACTTTCAATGACGAATGCTTCTCATCTTGAAATAGTTGACATCTCTGCCAACAGTTTCGCAGGACAAGTCCCAATCAATCTAGGAGATTTGAAAGGTCTTCAACGGCTGAACTTGGAACTCAATTTTCTGGGCAATAATTCAAGTAAGGATTTGGCTTTCATAACATCTTTGTCAAACTGCAGCAATCTCCAAGCTCTATCTCTTGCTGATAACAATTTTGGCGATGTATTACCTAGCACTATAGTTAATATTTCTACCCTTGGTGATCTAAGTTTAGGAAGAAACCAAATATCCGGTAGAATTCCGGCAGACATTGGCAATCTTGTCAATTTGCATATATTAGGAGCTGATGCAAACCTATTTTCTGGCAGCATTCCCATTTCTTTTGGGAAGCTTCAAAAGCTGCAAGCATTGTATTTGCATAGAAACATGTTATCAGGACACATCCCTCAATCCTTAG GTCCGTTACCCACAGAAGTTGGCCAACTGAAAAATGTTGGTGCATTAGATGTCTCAGAGAACAAATTATCTGGGGAAATTCTTTGGAAAATAGGCCAATGTTTGAGTCTAGAAATCCTTTACATACAGGGTAACTTTCTCCAGGGACCCATTCCTTTATCCCTTGCTTCCTTACGTGGTATCCAATACTTAGACCTGTCATGA